TATTTCATTTTCCAGTCACAACGTTTGGACACTACTGGGACAGTCCCTATTTTATGGATTGAACTGAGGGTCAGTCTCAATACCTTTCTCTTGAATACAGGCCAGCCCTGTGGCATACTTGTGGGTCACCATCTCTGGAGGTAAAACCATGTCAATAGACGGAAATTACTTTTTCACATCGGAATCGGTAACCGAAGGGCACCCCGATAAGATCGCAGACCAGATTTCCGACTCCATCCTGGATGCCATTCTGGACCAGGATCCCAAGGGTCGCGTAGCCTGTGAAACGCTTGTGACCACGGGCATGGTCTTTATTGCCGGAGAGATCTCTACCACGGCCTATGTCGATTTCCCGAAAACTGTTCGAGAGACGATCCGGCAGATAGGGTACACCCGTGCGAAATACGGCTTCGACTATGAGACCTGTGCCGTGATTTCCTCCATCGACGAGCAGTCTCCCGACATTGCCCAGGGAGTTGATACGGGAGGAGCCGGGGATCAGGGCCTGATGTTCGGATATGCCTGTAATGACAACGATGCCCTGATGCCGATGCCCCTCACGCTGGCCCACAACCTTTGCATGCGGCTGGCCGAAGTGAGGAAGGGGAAGACGCTGGACTGGGTCCGCCCCGATGGAAAAGCTCAGGTCACAGTGGAATATGACAACCACAAACCGATCCGATGCGATGTCATTGTCTGTTCCACCCAGCACTCCCCTGAAATTGATTATGATGACCTTCGACAGGCCATCATTGACGAAGTCATCCGGAAGGCCATTCCGGCGGACATGATCGATAAGCCCACCGTCTTCCATATCAACCCGACTGGATCCTTTGAACGGGGAGGTCCCTGGGCGGACACAGGGCTGACCGGTCGAAAAATCATTGTGGACACCTACGGAGGCGTCGGGAGCCACGGTGGTGGCGCCTTTTCGGGAAAAGATCCCACAAAGGTCGACCGCTCGGCCTCCTACATGGCCCGTCACATCGCCAAAAACTTTGTTGCCGCCGGTGCCGCGGATCGAATTGAAGTTCAGCTTGCCTACGCCATCGGTGTCAAGGATCCCGTCGCCATCATGGTGGACACCTTCGGCACGGGCAGGGTTTCCGAAAATGACATCAAGAAGGTCATCCGCGAAATCTTCCCCCTGACCCCCCTGGGGATGATCGATTATCTCAACCTCCGCCGTCCCATCTACAAGAAGACCGCGGCCTATGGACACTTCGGCCGGGATCTTCCCGAGTTCACCTGGGAGAAGACGAACAAGGTGGATGAAATCCGACAGGCGTTGAAGCTATGAACGGCCACGTGAAAGATCCCTCGCTGGCCCCTCAGGGCCATCGCCGGATTGCCTGGGCAGAGCGTGAAATGCCGGTCCTGCGGGCCATTCGGGCTGATTTTGAAAGAGAACTTCCCCTGAAAGGGGAACGGATTGCCGCCTGCCTCCATGTAACCACGGAAACGGCCAACCTGATGCGCACGTTGAAGGCTGGAGGAGCACAGGTTGCTCTCTGCGCCTCCAATCCCCTCTCCACCCAGGATGATGCCGCTGCGGCTCTCCTGGAAGATGGGATCGAAGTCCACGCCATTCGGGGCGAGGATACAGATACCTATTACGACCATATCCGGGCCATGCTGGCAACCTTTCCCACGATCACCATGGACGATGGTGCCGACCTGGTATCCACGCTTACCGCCCTGTACCATGAAACTCTGGATACCGTACACCCCCGGGTCCGCTCCTGGTATGAAAGCCTCAGCGACGAACAGCGGGAGACTCTCACACGCGGCGTCCGGGGAAGTACCGAGGAGACGACAACCGGCGTAATTCGCCTGCGTGCCATGGCGGCGGACGGTGTTCTGCCCATCCCGGTAATTGCCGTCAATGACGCCCGGACCAAGCATCTTTTTGATAACCGGTACGGCACGGGACAGAGCACCGTGGATGGAGTTCTCCGGGCCACGAACGTTCTCCTTGCGGGTAAAAACGTCGTCATTGCGGGGTACGGCTGGTGTGGCCGCGGTCTGGCAATGCGGGCTCACGGCATGGGAAGCCATGTCATTGTTACCGAAGTCGATCCGGTCCGGGGCCTGGAGGCCCTGATGGACGGTTTTCGCGTGATGCCGATGGACGACGCCGCTCCGATTGGCGACATCTTTATCACCGTGACAGGGGATCGGGACGTCATCGTTGAACGCCACTTCCTCAAGATGAAAGACGGAGCCCTGGTAGCCAATTCCGGCCATTTCGATATTGAAATCGACCTGAAGGCCCTGAAGCGTCTCAGTACTCATCAGGAAGAGATTCGCGCGAATGTTCGCTCCTGTAAGCTGCAGAACGGAAAGAACATCTACCTCCTCGGAGAAGGTCGTCTGGTGAACCTGGCTGCCGCCGAAGGACATCCTGCCTCGGTCATGGACATGAGCTTCGCCAATCAGGCCCTTTCGGCCCGCTATATCAAGGAATACGCCGGTTCCCTCGAACGAGCGGTTTACCCGGTTCCCAAAGAACTGGATGACGGAATCGCAGAGCTGAAGCTCAAAACCATGGGGGTCAACATCGATGAACTGACGGAAGCCCAGAAAGCCTATCTTGCCTCCTGGAAAGAAGGAACCTGAGCAACTCCACACCCATGCGGGCACTTTCCCGGTTTCTTCTTCGTATAGTGGGCTGGAAAACGGAAATGATTCTTCTTTCGGAACCCAGGTATGTAATCATTGGATATCCCCATACCTCGAACTGGGACTTTCTCCTGATGATTCTCTTTCGATCAGCTCAAAACCTGAAGCTCAACTGGGTGGGAAAAAAATCTCTCTTTCGCTGGCCCTACGGGTGGATCATGAAAGCGCTTGGAGGCATCCCCGTGGATCGCCTTACGCCTCGTAACTTTGTCGCAAAGACGATGCAGACCTTTCGGGAGCGGGACCGGCTGTTCCTTGGAATCGCTCCAGAAGGGACCAGGAAAAAGACGGAATACTGGCGCCGGGGCTTCTACCATATTGCCGCTGGAGCCGGCGTCCCGATTGCACTGGGATTTATTGACCGATCGACGAAGACAATCGGAATCGGGAAAGTCGTCAATCCTTCCGGTAATCTGTCAGTCGATATGGAAATCATCAGAGAATTTTACAGGGATAAAACCGGGATCAACCCCGATCAGGCAGGGATAATCCAGGTTAAGGAAGAATGATTCTCAGTCGGCCGAGAACCCAGGGTGATCGTTCCCGTAAATGAATCCAGACGAAGCAGGAGGAACACTGTATGCGCGCATTTATCATTGTTTCGGCACTTATCCTCATGGTGACACAACTTCCGGCGGAAGACCTCTTTACCTTTCCCATCCATGAGACGAAACTTCCCAATGGATTCACCGTGATTGCCGTCCCCATGGACACTCCGGGAATCCTGGCCTATTACACCGTCGTACGAACCGGGTCCCGGAACGAGCCGGAAAAGGGAAAGACCGGATTTGCCCATTTCTTTGAGCATATGATGTTCCGGGGAACCGATCGATTCCCCGAACAGGCATACAACCAGATCCTCAAGGAGATGGGAGCCGATTCGAATGCATACACTTCCGATGACGAAACGGTCTACCACATTACCGGATCTTCCGATTATCTGGAGACCCTCATGGACATCGAGAGTGATCGTTTTCAAAACCTGAAGTATGCGGAAGAGGAATTTAAAAAAGAAGCGGGAGCTGTCCTTGGGGAATACAGAAAGAGCCAGGCCAACCCCTTCCTGAGCCTCTACGAAGCCATGCTGGGAACAGCCTACACAACCCATACCTATCGCCACACGACAATGGGATTTTTCGACGATATTCTGGACATGCCCAACCAGTATGACCATTCCATTGATTTTTTTCGTCGATATTATCGACCGGAAAACTGCATCCTCATTGTTGCGGGAGATGTTCAGCCCGAAACGGTCGTCTCCCTGGCAAAGAAATATTACGGTCCGTGGAAAAAAGGGTACGATCCCAAACCCGTTCCGGAAGAGCCCGTGCAAAAGGAAGAACGCCGAACGACGGTGGACTGGGATCTCCCCACAAACCCCTACCTCTTCATCGGTTATCATTGCCCCGTATTTGACCCCGCCGACCCTCGAAGCGCCTCCCTGGCCGTAATTTCCGAACTCCTTTTTGCTTCCAACGCCCCCCTGTACCAGGAACTTGTCGTGGAAAAACAACAGGTTGAATTTGTCAGCGCCTGGTCTGGAATGCAGCGGGATCCGGGACTCTTTTCCGTCATCACCAGGCTCCACGATGCTTCGAACCTTGAAGCAGTGGAGAATCGAATTCGCACCTCCCTTGAAAACCTTGCTAAAGACGGGGTGGATGCGGCCGATCTTAAAAAGGTGAAATCCTACCTTCGATACGATTTTGCCGGTGGCCTGACGACACCGGACGCGGTGGCCAGCGCACTGGTTCGATTCATTGTCCCCACGGGATCCTGGAAGTCACTCAATACCTATTACAAGACTCTGGACCACCTCTCAACAGCTGAGGTGATCAAAACAGCGGGGGACATATTCAAAGCCACCAACTGTACCATTGTCACTCTCAAGGAAAGGAGTACGCCATGAGATTTCTCCTTTTGATTGCCGGAATCATCCTGTTTGCGGGAACTGCTTCCGCTGCCGTTCCCCTGGAACAGATCCCCAGTCCCACCTACCCTACCGTAACCCTTCGAGTTCAATGGAACGTCGGGTCGATGGACGATCCGGCCGGCAAGGAGGGTCTGGCCTATCTGATGGCGGAATCGATGATCGAAGGTGGAACCCGGGATCTTACGTACCGGGAAGTCCAGGATCGTCTCTTTCCCATGGCGGCCTCAATTCGCGTACTTGTGGATAAAGAAACCTCGACATTCATTGGAGAAGTCCACCGAGACCACCTTAAAGATTTTTATAAGATCTTTAAAGCACTGATCACGGAACCCCGACTCGATCCGAAGGATATCGATCGGGTAAAACAGCAGATCATGGCCTACATTGAGAAAAGTCTTCGCAGTGCCGATGATGAACAGCTGGGGAAGGAAGTTCTCTCCTCAACCCTGTATAAAGGTCACCCCTACGGTCATCTGACGATGGGAAATCTGACTGATCTTGCCACCATTACAGCGGATGATATCCGTTCTTTTCACGATACAGCCTTCACCCGCAACAATGTCACCCTTGGCATTGCGGGTGGATACCCTTCCTCCTTCATTACCACCTTTTCCCGGGATTTCTCAAGGCTTCCGGATACCCGAATGGACCGTTCCCCCCTCCCCGATCCTCCCGCCCTGGAAGGAAGACACGTCGTCCTGGTTCAGAAGGAAACCTCGGGAGCCGCCATTTCCATCGGCTTTCCCATTTCTATCACCCGCGGACATCAAGATTTCATTCCTTTAATGGTGGCCAACAGCTACCTGGGTGAACATCGAACCTTTAACGGTGTTCTCATGAATCACATGCGGGGAGACCGCGGCTTGAACTACGGAGACTATTCGTATATTGAATACTTCGATCAGGATGGAGGAACCACCTTTTCTCTGCCGAATATCGCCCGGAGACAGCAATTCTTCTCGATCTGGATCCGACCGGTCGATCCGCGTAATGCCCTCTTTTCCATTCGTCAGTCGCTTTTTGAAACCGACAGGCTTATCCGGGAGGGTATTTCGGAGGAAGAGTTTGAAGCCGCCAGAAAGTTTGTTCGGAACTACTCGAAGCTTTGGGTCCAAAGCCTCTCCCGTCGCCTGGGTTACCTGATGGACAGCCGGTTCTATGGTACCGGGGATTTTATCCGCGAAATTGACACCCGACTGGAAACCCTGACAAGAGATGAAGTCAATGATGCCATCCGGACCTATCTCCAGACGGAAAACCTGGTTATCGCGGTCGTAGCAAAAGACGCAGAAACCATGAAGACCTTACTCGAAAAGGAAATTGCTTCTCCCATTATGTACCAGACCGAAGGTACGAAATGCGATCTCCTGAAGGAAGATAAAGTGATTGAATCGTACCCTCTGAATGTAACATCGGTTACGATCACCCCGGTGGACACACTCTTTCAATAATCGAAACTTACGTTTATCCCGATCGAGGCAGGGCGTTTCTCGCCCTGCCTTTTTCATGCATTTTCATAGAAAAACCAAAATCGTATATACTGGACCCAATGAACACGTTCGAATCCATGCTTGACGTAATTCTCACAGCCATTCATGCTGAAAAGGATGCCGCAAGCTTCTATCTGGCCATGGGTGATAAAATCAAATCCCCTGTCCTGAAGGACGGCTTCCGAATTCTGGCCAGGGAAGAAGAATTGCACCTGTCAATCCTGAAAGAAATTTACCTTGACATTCCCGGACAGTCGAAAAACCGTGAATTCGGCACCTCATCCTACACTCCGGCTGAATTTCCACCCTTTACCGGCGGATCCCTGCGGGAAATTCTTGAATACGCGCTGGAGAGGGAATACGAGGCAATACATCTCTATACCTCACTCTCCAGGCAGGGGCAGAATCAGGAAGCCATGAACACCTTCCTGCGGCTGGTTTCCATGGAGGAATGGCACGTACACTATCTGAAAAGGTCTCTTTCTCATATCGAGCAGTTTGCACACCCCTCCTGAGATTCAACTGTCTCATCCCAGGAATAGATGTTTTGCCCGGACCTTACAGGGACGGGGATAGAGAAGAGAGAGCCTGATTTTCCGGATAACAGATGAAGATATAGTGCTGAAAGGGAAGATCAAGGACACGATAAGGAATGCCTGCAACCTCCAACTCTTTTTGAATCGTCTTTCTGTCCTCCCCTCTTTTTCCCACGAGAACATGGGTGGCTGGCTCCTGCAGGATTTCACTGATTTCTTCTTCGAGGCTTTCAGGTTTAGTGAAAAAGGGATAGGTACGGCGGCCCGTCGTCACCCGTTCCACTTCTCCTGGAAAATAGAGGCTCAGTCCTTCCATATGTTCATTCACCGACACGATCTCGCAGGTATTGGAAGGTACGGAAGTCTTCAGCACATTATAGAAAATCCTCATATTTTCGTGAGATGAATAGTAGGCGCCGGCCACCTTCAGCGACAGCAGAGAAGTGACGATAAGAGCTATAACCACGAAGGACCGGTTCAGTGTCAGCCAGGACGGGGAATGTGCATACAGTTTCACACTATCCTTGAAGGGCCATCGTATGGCTGTGAGAAGGGCCATGGCCGGGAAGAGCGGCAGCAGGTAAAAAGGAAGCCTGGAATTTGCCAGGAAAAAGACTGTGAGAGGAATGGCAATCCACAGAGTCAACAAGAGCTGAGAAGAGTTCATTTTCACGGGCTCTCGATTCTGTTTCCAATTTCTGATTCGTTTCTGAAGGCCGTATACCCACACGAATGACCAGGGGAGAGTTCCAATGGTCAGGACAAGAAGGTAAACATATGTACCCAACAGTCCCGGGTTGCGGGCATAGGTGGTCGATACGGTCCTGCCGACAACCTGGTTGTCCAGAAAATAGGCCAGGGCACCGGGAATACTTTTACTTACGAAAACAAACCAGGAAAGACCGATCAGCGTAAAAGCCGCAAACCCGGCCAGGGTCCATACGTTGA
The sequence above is a segment of the Thermoanaerobaculia bacterium genome. Coding sequences within it:
- the metK gene encoding methionine adenosyltransferase, encoding MSIDGNYFFTSESVTEGHPDKIADQISDSILDAILDQDPKGRVACETLVTTGMVFIAGEISTTAYVDFPKTVRETIRQIGYTRAKYGFDYETCAVISSIDEQSPDIAQGVDTGGAGDQGLMFGYACNDNDALMPMPLTLAHNLCMRLAEVRKGKTLDWVRPDGKAQVTVEYDNHKPIRCDVIVCSTQHSPEIDYDDLRQAIIDEVIRKAIPADMIDKPTVFHINPTGSFERGGPWADTGLTGRKIIVDTYGGVGSHGGGAFSGKDPTKVDRSASYMARHIAKNFVAAGAADRIEVQLAYAIGVKDPVAIMVDTFGTGRVSENDIKKVIREIFPLTPLGMIDYLNLRRPIYKKTAAYGHFGRDLPEFTWEKTNKVDEIRQALKL
- the ahcY gene encoding adenosylhomocysteinase translates to MNGHVKDPSLAPQGHRRIAWAEREMPVLRAIRADFERELPLKGERIAACLHVTTETANLMRTLKAGGAQVALCASNPLSTQDDAAAALLEDGIEVHAIRGEDTDTYYDHIRAMLATFPTITMDDGADLVSTLTALYHETLDTVHPRVRSWYESLSDEQRETLTRGVRGSTEETTTGVIRLRAMAADGVLPIPVIAVNDARTKHLFDNRYGTGQSTVDGVLRATNVLLAGKNVVIAGYGWCGRGLAMRAHGMGSHVIVTEVDPVRGLEALMDGFRVMPMDDAAPIGDIFITVTGDRDVIVERHFLKMKDGALVANSGHFDIEIDLKALKRLSTHQEEIRANVRSCKLQNGKNIYLLGEGRLVNLAAAEGHPASVMDMSFANQALSARYIKEYAGSLERAVYPVPKELDDGIAELKLKTMGVNIDELTEAQKAYLASWKEGT
- a CDS encoding 1-acyl-sn-glycerol-3-phosphate acyltransferase, with the translated sequence MILLSEPRYVIIGYPHTSNWDFLLMILFRSAQNLKLNWVGKKSLFRWPYGWIMKALGGIPVDRLTPRNFVAKTMQTFRERDRLFLGIAPEGTRKKTEYWRRGFYHIAAGAGVPIALGFIDRSTKTIGIGKVVNPSGNLSVDMEIIREFYRDKTGINPDQAGIIQVKEE
- a CDS encoding pitrilysin family protein, producing the protein MRAFIIVSALILMVTQLPAEDLFTFPIHETKLPNGFTVIAVPMDTPGILAYYTVVRTGSRNEPEKGKTGFAHFFEHMMFRGTDRFPEQAYNQILKEMGADSNAYTSDDETVYHITGSSDYLETLMDIESDRFQNLKYAEEEFKKEAGAVLGEYRKSQANPFLSLYEAMLGTAYTTHTYRHTTMGFFDDILDMPNQYDHSIDFFRRYYRPENCILIVAGDVQPETVVSLAKKYYGPWKKGYDPKPVPEEPVQKEERRTTVDWDLPTNPYLFIGYHCPVFDPADPRSASLAVISELLFASNAPLYQELVVEKQQVEFVSAWSGMQRDPGLFSVITRLHDASNLEAVENRIRTSLENLAKDGVDAADLKKVKSYLRYDFAGGLTTPDAVASALVRFIVPTGSWKSLNTYYKTLDHLSTAEVIKTAGDIFKATNCTIVTLKERSTP
- a CDS encoding pitrilysin family protein; translation: MRFLLLIAGIILFAGTASAAVPLEQIPSPTYPTVTLRVQWNVGSMDDPAGKEGLAYLMAESMIEGGTRDLTYREVQDRLFPMAASIRVLVDKETSTFIGEVHRDHLKDFYKIFKALITEPRLDPKDIDRVKQQIMAYIEKSLRSADDEQLGKEVLSSTLYKGHPYGHLTMGNLTDLATITADDIRSFHDTAFTRNNVTLGIAGGYPSSFITTFSRDFSRLPDTRMDRSPLPDPPALEGRHVVLVQKETSGAAISIGFPISITRGHQDFIPLMVANSYLGEHRTFNGVLMNHMRGDRGLNYGDYSYIEYFDQDGGTTFSLPNIARRQQFFSIWIRPVDPRNALFSIRQSLFETDRLIREGISEEEFEAARKFVRNYSKLWVQSLSRRLGYLMDSRFYGTGDFIREIDTRLETLTRDEVNDAIRTYLQTENLVIAVVAKDAETMKTLLEKEIASPIMYQTEGTKCDLLKEDKVIESYPLNVTSVTITPVDTLFQ
- a CDS encoding ferritin family protein, translating into MNTFESMLDVILTAIHAEKDAASFYLAMGDKIKSPVLKDGFRILAREEELHLSILKEIYLDIPGQSKNREFGTSSYTPAEFPPFTGGSLREILEYALEREYEAIHLYTSLSRQGQNQEAMNTFLRLVSMEEWHVHYLKRSLSHIEQFAHPS
- a CDS encoding glycosyltransferase family 39 protein, producing the protein MYDPIDSDEVKRSANRERLFFLGLLCMFVLLAFTFQGSRGIYSPDEGYYVSIALDMIETGDWMIPRIDHQPWLDKPPFTMWGIASGILLFGQHEWGARFFHAIYYLITILIVFFLGKTMGGRKIGFRASLIYSTMLMPFIAANVITPDTPLTLWTTASCLAFWMVVRDPPRRTGLWILLLGVVLGFGFLTKSIAALIPGGAMVAFLLFRRHLWRRFLNVWTLAGFAAFTLIGLSWFVFVSKSIPGALAYFLDNQVVGRTVSTTYARNPGLLGTYVYLLVLTIGTLPWSFVWVYGLQKRIRNWKQNREPVKMNSSQLLLTLWIAIPLTVFFLANSRLPFYLLPLFPAMALLTAIRWPFKDSVKLYAHSPSWLTLNRSFVVIALIVTSLLSLKVAGAYYSSHENMRIFYNVLKTSVPSNTCEIVSVNEHMEGLSLYFPGEVERVTTGRRTYPFFTKPESLEEEISEILQEPATHVLVGKRGEDRKTIQKELEVAGIPYRVLDLPFQHYIFICYPENQALSSLSPSL